In Silene latifolia isolate original U9 population chromosome 3, ASM4854445v1, whole genome shotgun sequence, a single window of DNA contains:
- the LOC141649106 gene encoding putative mitochondrial protein AtMg00310, with protein MARFWWGSTKTERKLHWWSWDKLCQPKSLGGMGFRDLRVFNHYRLSKQLWRLITKPNYLVGRILQARYFKNDTIFEARRDHDPSYTWRSPWNAKPLLLDEIRWRVGNGNDIGVWECAWLPSKESNGVSSPNMEADPSMRVADFIDPMTAMWKEEMVR; from the coding sequence ATGGCAAGGTTTTGGTGGGGTTCGACGAAGACAGAGCGTAAATTGCATTGGTGGTCATGGGATAAATTGTGTCAGCCTAAGAGTTTGGGTGGAATGGGTTTTCGAGATCTTAGGGTGTTTAATCATTACCGCCTATCTAAACAATTATGGCGCCTTATTACGAAACCGAATTATTTGGTAGGACGGATACTTCAAGCCAGGTATTTTAAGAATGACACAATCTTTGAGGCGAGAAGGGATCATGATCCAAGTTATACGTGGAGAAGCCCGTGGAATGCTAAACCGTTATTATTAGATGAGATTAGATGGAGGGTGGGGAACGGAAATGATATTGGTGTTTGGGAATGTGCTTGGCTGCCCAGCAAGGAGTCAAATGGGGTCTCTTCACCAAATATGGAGGCTGATCCATCTATGAGGGTTGCGGATTTTATCGACCCAATGACTGCTATGTGGAAGGAGGAGATGGTAAGGTAG
- the LOC141647658 gene encoding large ribosomal subunit protein eL42-like: MLQTKSSSFLLVTTARVSSSSSDHLPFSRRSFLIMVNVPKLKKTYCKNKECRKHTQHKVTQYKKGKDSLAAQGKRRYDRKQSGYGGQTKPVFHKKAKTTKKIVLRLQCQSCKHVSQHPIKRCKHFEIGGDKKGKGTSLF; encoded by the exons ATGCTACAAACAAAATCCTCgtcatttttattagtcactaCTGCTAGGGTTTCCTCATCTTCATCTGATCATCTCCCATTCTCCCGCCGCTCATTCCTCATAATG GTGAATGTACCAAAGTTGAAGAAGACCTACTGCAAAAACAAGGAATGCAGGAAGCACACCCAGCACAAGGTCACCCAATACAAGAAGGGTAAGGACAGTTTGGCAGCTCAGGGAAAGAGGCGTTATGACCGCAAGCAGTCCGGTTATGGTGGTCAGACCAAGCCTGTCTTCCACAAGAAG GCTAAGACAACCAAGAAAATCGTGTTGAGGCTACAATGTCAGTCATGCAAGCATGTTTCCCAACACCCCATTAAG AGATGCAAGCACTTTGAGATTGGTGgagacaagaaggggaagggaaCTTCTCTCTTTTAG